The genomic DNA CGACAACCCTGCGCTGCCTCTGTACGCTGGCAACCCCCGATTCTGGAAAAATCGAAGTCTCAGGACTTTCGGTGCTGGACAATCCCAAACTGGCACGGGAAAAATTAGGCTATGTGGCTCAAGAAGTGGCGCTGGATAAAGTCCTCACCGGACGGGAACTGCTTCAGCTTCAGGCGGCGATCTACCACATTCCCCCCAGCCAAACCGCTACCCGCATCGATCAGGCACTTACCCTGCTGGGACTGCAAGAATGGGCAGACAAACGCACCGGAACCTACTCCGGCGGTCTAAAAAAGCGGCTCGACCTGGCAGCAGGCTTACTTCATCAGCCAGACGTTCTGGTACTGGATGAACCTACCGTTGGATTGGACATTGAAAGCCGCGTCATCGTCTGGGATTTCCTGCGGCAGCTCCGATCGAACGGGACAACGATTCTGATCACCAGCCATTACCTCGAAGAAATTGACGCTTTAGCCGATCGCGTTGCCATTATCGATCGCGGCGTTGTCATTGCCTCCGGGACTCCTTCGGAACTGAAGGATCGGGTGGGAGGCGATCGCGTCACCCTGAGAATCCGGGAATTTACACCCGTCGAGGAAGCCGAGAATGCAAAAGATATGCTGCGATCGCTGCCCTTTGTCCAGGAAGTAATCGTCAATGAGGCGCAGGGCAATTCCCTCAATTTAGTCGTCGATCCCCACAGCGAGGCGCT from Leptolyngbya ohadii IS1 includes the following:
- a CDS encoding ABC transporter ATP-binding protein, which produces MAPAVVIEKLQKRYGSVEAVKDVSLQIEPGEIFGLLGPNGAGKTTTLRCLCTLATPDSGKIEVSGLSVLDNPKLAREKLGYVAQEVALDKVLTGRELLQLQAAIYHIPPSQTATRIDQALTLLGLQEWADKRTGTYSGGLKKRLDLAAGLLHQPDVLVLDEPTVGLDIESRVIVWDFLRQLRSNGTTILITSHYLEEIDALADRVAIIDRGVVIASGTPSELKDRVGGDRVTLRIREFTPVEEAENAKDMLRSLPFVQEVIVNEAQGNSLNLVVDPHSEALITIQQALKAAGLPTFGISQSRPSLDDVYLAATGRTLTDAELAAAGTRDPKQERKQNMR